A single region of the Raphanus sativus cultivar WK10039 chromosome 1, ASM80110v3, whole genome shotgun sequence genome encodes:
- the LOC108808403 gene encoding ribosomal RNA-processing protein 17, translated as MNVDDDGTSGALAPPTRARHIGKRALKNKSVTVSFDEKDLKDFVTGFHKRKKKRRKEAQKQQDECLRRKRIEARKKRKLEEMMVAGLGEETEVGEGEADEKDAENEEAEPDASTSGTAMYDTGELKVTVTTSEISREEDEPVRREKTQSTESGSTAKASTSQPAPLRKPKPSKKNRRSSTKTMKKRDKKKKARGIKSTR; from the exons ATGAACGTAGACGATGACGGTACGTCGGGGGCATTGGCGCCGCCGACGAGAGCTAGACATATCGGGAAGAGAGCTCTAAAGAACAAAAGCGTCACCGTCTCTTTTGATGAGAAAGATCTCAA GGATTTTGTGACTGGGTTTcacaagaggaagaagaaaagaagaaaggaagcTCAGAAGCAGCAGGATGAATGTTTGAGGCGGAAGCGTATCGAGGCTCGTAAGAAG AGGAAGTTGGAAGAGATGATGGTGGCGGGTCTTGGTGAGGAAACTGAAGTTGGAGAAGGAGAAGCTGATGAGAAGGATGCAGAGAATGAAGAAGCAGAGCCTGATGCTTCAACATCTG GAACGGCGATGTATGATACAGGGGAGCTGAAAGTAACTGTGACAACAAGCGAGATATCTCGTGAGGAGGACGAGCCTGTTCGCAGGGAGAAGACCCAATCAACAGAATCCGGTTCTACTGCCAAAGCTTCCACATCACAGCCGGCGCCTTTGAGGAAACCCAAACCCTCGAAGAAGAACCGAAGGTCTAGCACCAAAACTATGAAGAAAAGGgataagaagaaaaaagcaAGAGGGATCAAGAGCACGCGGTAG
- the LOC108857635 gene encoding uncharacterized protein LOC108857635, translating into MSFVPTAVDLSLSGLPILWSSFLSWLKPPYLFVIINVIIVSTIVASSKYFQSSGDRDWEVKDVDMGGHFVAIFSPPMVVTDVNRSEVVCEEKEEEKILGLNNGGDELVMLSKVHESETKKPLVSARFSHRKPVKVSSKGNKRKAPRVVKPKWHENKWKMMVTEELKSTPLTSHSCRRHETLRLAAGETQPVLRESETFRDITNNYPMSPTVTPLVKMGKEMSPSLEELNRKFEAFIKKGKEEILESRRLDEEVNIEARFISL; encoded by the coding sequence ATGTCTTTTGTTCCTACCGCAGTAGATCTCTCCTTATCTGGCCTCCCAATCCTTTGGAGTTCATTTCTCTCGTGGTTGAAACCACCCTACCTCTTCGTCATCATCAACGTCATAATTGTTTCAACGATTGTAGCTTCTTCCAAGTACTTCCAGAGCAGCGGTGACCGAGATTGGGAGGTGAAGGACGTTGATATGGGTGGTCATTTCGTGGCCATATTTTCACCGCCGATGGTCGTCACGGATGTGAATAGATCGGAGGTTGTATGtgaagagaaggaggaggagaagattTTAGGACTGAACAACGGTGGAGATGAGCTTGTGATGTTGAGTAAAGTGCACGAATCAGAGACTAAGAAGCCGCTAGTTTCGGCAAGATTCAGCCACCGTAAACCGGTCAAAGTATCTTCAAAAGGTAACAAAAGGAAGGCGCCGAGAGTGGTGAAACCAAAGTGGCACGAGAACAAGTGGAAGATGATGGTAACCGAGGAACTTAAGTCAACACCATTGACTAGTCATTCCTGCAGGAGGCATGAGACTCTCAGACTTGCCGCCGGGGAGACACAACCTGTCTTGAGGGAATCGGAGACTTTCAGGGACATTACTAATAATTATCCAATGTCTCCCACAGTGACGCCGTTGGTGAAGATGGGGAAGGAGATGTCGCCAAGTCTGGAAGAGCTGAACAGAAAATTCGAAGCTTTTATAAAGAAAGGTAAAGAGGAGATACTGGAGTCGCGGAGGTTGGACGAAGAGGTGAATATTGAAGCGAGGTTTATTAGCCTTTGA
- the LOC108856817 gene encoding uncharacterized protein LOC108856817: MASWIKPVLISTGVVAVAMQLKIIVPVVALDFSRAPILFGSFLSWLKPPYLYVITNVIIAMIGFSSIYHRIITNPEVKDHGGSYGGDHKFQNEQNVHRAQPQRSEDFSFIAVTPPSKTIVKEIERPEVFTEKLAEAAAKVEEEKKCLVVVAKPENQTPVEKPLVSARIGQRKLVKTTTAERKSLKALRVAKPKRQETLESTWKMITEGKPLTSYYRRPDTFGLGVEDSNKTKQSGLKKAETFSDRTKYYLSPAVSRSRNELNIRAEAFIKKCNDERFESMRHDTEMTRRGLSF; this comes from the exons ATGGCGTCATGGATTAAACCGGTGCTAATCTCTACAGGAGTCGTAGCTGTAGCTATGCAACTAAAAATCATTGTCCCTGTTGTGGCACTAGATTTCTCTCGAGCTCCCATCCTTTTCGGTTCCTTTCTCTCATGGCTGAAACCACCATACCTCTACGTCATCACCAACGTCATCATCGCCATGATCGGGTTCTCATCCATATATCACCGGATCATCACAAACCCCGAGGTCAAAGACCACGGGGGCTCATACGGCGGCGACCATAAGTTTCAGAACGAGCAGAACGTCCACCGAGCTCAACCGCAGCGATCTGAAGATTTCAGTTTTATCGCCGTAACTCCGCCGTCAAAGACCATAGTTAAGGAGATCGAGAGACCGGAGGTGTTTACCGAGAAGCTAGCAGAAGCAGCCGCAAAAgtagaggaggagaagaagtgTTTAGTAGTGGTGGCCAAACCGGAAAATCAGACTCCGGTCGAGAAGCCTCTTGTTTCGGCTAGGATCGGCCAACGGAAACTGGTCAAGACCACCACGGCAG aACGAAAATCTTTGAAAGCGTTGAGAGTGGCGAAGCCAAAGCGGCAAGAGACTCTTGAGAGTACGTGGAAGATGATAACGGAAGGGAAGCCGTTGACTAGCTATTACCGGAGACCAGACACGTTCGGCCTTGGCGTAGAAGATTCCAACAAGACAAAACAGTCCGGTTTAAAGAAAGCCGAGACGTTTAGCGATCGGACCAAGTATTACCTCTCACCGGCCGTGTCCCGGAGTCGAAACGAGCTGAATATAAGAGCAGAAGCGTTTATAAAAAAGTGCAACGACGAAAGGTTCGAGTCGATGAGACATGACACAGAAATGACTCGTCGTGGTCTTTcgttttag
- the LOC108850939 gene encoding secretory carrier-associated membrane protein 5, with translation MAGRYDRNPFAEGDEVNPFANPGSAPAASSSRLSPLPPEPAGFGYGRTVDVPLDRPAGSGTAKDLKKKEKELQAKEAELKRREQDIKRKEDAAARAGIVIEVKNWPPLFPLIHHDIANEIPIPLQRLQYIAFSTYLGLVLALFWNIIAVTTAWIKGGGVTIWLLALIYFISGVPGGYVLWYRPLYRAFRNESVLSFGWFFLFYMLHIAFCVFAAVAPPIFFKGNSLAGILPALDMLSSQALVGIFYFIGFAFFCLESVVSIWVIQQVYMYFRGSGKADEMKRDAARGAMRAAI, from the exons ATGGCAGGTCGGTACGATCGGAACCCCTTCGCCGAAGGAGACGAAGTCAATCCTTTTGct AATCCTGGAAGTGCACCCGCTGCTTCGAGTTCCAGACTATCGCCTCTGCCTCCGGAACCTGCTGGTTTTGGCTATGGTCGCACCGTTGACGTTCCTCTTGACAGACCTGCTGGGTCTGGTACTGCAAAG GatctgaagaagaaagagaaggagcTTCAAGCCAAAGAAGCTGAGCTTAAACGACGCGAGCAG GATATCAAACGGAAAGAAGATGCTGCTGCACGAG CCGGAATTGTAATCGAGGTGAAAAACTGGCCCCCCTTGTTCCCTCTTATCCACCATGACATTGCAAATGAAATTCCCATTCCTCTCCAAAGGCTTCAGTATATTGCCTTTTCTACTTATTTGG GGTTGGTTCTTGCACTTTTCTGGAACATCATCGCCGTTACTACAGCTTGGATCAAAGGAGGAg gAGTAACGATTTGGCTTCTTGCTCTTATTTACTTCATCTCCGGTGTCCCCGGAGGCTATGTGTTATGGTATCGTCCTCTCTACCGCGCCTTCAG AAATGAGAGCGTATTGAGCTTTGGATGGTTTTTCTTGTTCTACATG CTCCACATAGCTTTCTGCGTCTTTGCTGCAGTTGCTCCTCCTATTTTCTTCAAAGGAAACTCACTTGC GGGAATATTACCTGCGTTAGATATGTTGAGCAGTCAGGCATTGGTCGGA ATCTTCTACTTCATCGGGTTTGCGTTTTTCTGCCTTGAGTCAGTGGTCAGCATCTGGGTTATTCAG CAAGTATACATGTACTTCCGAGGGAGCGGGAAAGCAGATGAGATGAAAAGGGATGCTGCAAGAGGAGCCATGAGAGCTGCCATATGA
- the LOC108852108 gene encoding uncharacterized protein LOC108852108 yields MEHGLPSMKSIKSLKSFVKRRNNTQDVVKGKSGWKVKPFLALICTALLIFWYKTTNIQFEETELEEADYPFDMAVESEPVDEKLKGLPRGIIQSRSDLELKPLWSSNSLRSKGVEMTNRNLLAVPVGIKQKGNVDAMVKKFLPANFTVVLFHYDGNMDKWWDLEWSSKAIHIVAQNQTKWWFAKRFLHPDVVSIYDYIFLWDEDLGVENFTPERYLKIVKSEGLEISQPALDRNSTEIHHKITLRSKTKKFHRRVYINRGTKKCSNTSEDPPCTGFVEGMAPVFSRAAWFCTWNLIQNDLVHGWGMDMKIGYCAQGDRKMKVGIVDREYIFHQGIQTLGESVHPEKKTAARDGRTNRRGHTTFDSRTSIRRQSTWELQRFEERWKKAVEEDKNWIDPFSSSSRKTKSKSSSVGNRRLIRRGGNSNTQRVKHKRSRETATA; encoded by the exons ATGGAACATGGTTTGCCATCTATGAAGTCGATCAAATCATTGAAGTCATTTGTTAAGAGAAGAAACAATACTCAAGATGTGGTAAAG GGTAAATCCGGGTGGAAAGTGAAGCCCTTTTTGGCTCTCATATGTACAGCACTTTTGATCTTTTGGTATAAGACCACAAATATTCAATTCGAAGAGACTGAG CTAGAGGAAGCTGATTATCCCTTTGATATGGCAGTG GAATCTGAACCAGTCGATGAGAAACTAAAAGGCTTGCCGCGCGGTATCATACAGTCTAGATCAGACCTTGAACTAAAGCCACTCTGGTCTAGTAATAGTTTGAGGTCAAAG GGTGTTGAAATGACTAACCGCAACTTGTTGGCCGTACCCGTAGGCATTAAGCAAAAGGGTAATGTAGACGCTATGGTAAAGAAG TTTCTTCCAGCGAATTTCACGGTTGTTCTTTTCCATTACGATGGAAATATGGATAAATGGTGGGATCTTGAGTGGAGTTCAAAGGCCATACATATAGTCGCACAGAACCAGACTAAATG GTGGTTTGCGAAAAGATTTCTTCATCCGGATGTTGTATCCatttatgattatatttttctGTGGGATGAGGATCTTGGAGTTGAGAACTTCACACCAGAGAG GTATTTGAAGATAGTTAAATCAGAGGGACTAGAGATATCTCAACCAGCTTTGGACCGAAACTCGACTGAAATCCACCACAAAATCACACTCCGTTCCAAAACAAAGAAGTTTCATAG GAGAGTTTACATCAACAGAGGCACTAAGAAATGTTCTAATACTAGTGAAGATCCTCCTTGCACAGG ATTTGTTGAAGGAATGGCTCCTGTGTTCTCAAGAGCTGCTTGGTTTTGCACTTGGAATCTCATACAG AATGATTTGGTTCATGGATGGGGAATGGATATGAAAATAGGGTATTGTGCACAG GGAGACAGGAAGATGAAGGTAGGGATCGTGGATAGGGAGTACATATTTCATCAAGGCATTCAAACTTTAGGGGAAAGTGTACATCCTGAGAAGAAG ACCGCAGCTCGGGATGGAAGAACAAAC AGACGTGGCCATACAACGTTTGATTCGAGAACCTCG ATAAGGAGGCAGTCGACGTGGGAGCTTCAAAGGTTTGAAGAACGATGGAAAAAAGCGGTGGAAGAAGACAAGAACTGGATCGATCCATTTTCATCATCGAGCAGGAAGACGAAGAGCAAGAGCAGCAGCGTTGGTAACAGAAGACTAATAAGGCGGGGTGGTAATAGTAATACTCAGCGCGTAAAGCATAAGAGAAGTCGAGAGACAGCAACAGCATAA
- the LOC130510219 gene encoding protein STRUBBELIG-like yields the protein MSFTSRQVFFVLSVLALTTMPFSAGVTNPRDVSAINNLYITLGAPSLSRWIAFGGDPCGEKWQGVVCDSSNITEIRIRGMKVGGSLSDTLADFSSIQVMDFSDNHISGTIPQALPSTIRNLSLSSNRFTGNIPFTLSFLTELSELSLGNNVISGDIPDYFQELTKLTKLDLSANVLEGRLPPSMGDLAALKILYLQDNKLIGTLDVIQDLSLTDLNVANNLFSGPIPPNLLKVPNFKKDGTPFNTSIITPPPPAVDPPPATTHHAPPLPRLPPVSSVPPAPFSPLLPPPPPLVWSPPSDNNQGGDPWNSVSGGQPTLQISPPSGSGSGKFWSTQRIILVVSSVAIILLVSGLCVTLWRCCRGKKYNRYGAGPRKDFQRPYFINKPPSQPTPTLGKVSREPMVKPYDVYGAEDRKYGYPMPPPRPEESRRAIPPASYYNNKDVQKPLQQPPRRFQSNNNNDAAAAAHFPPGLNSSSSATVFTVASLQQYTNGFSEEHIIGEGSLGNVYRAVFPHGKYLAVKKLSNTISRTQSDGEFLNLVSNVLKLKRGNILEFLGYCNEYGQRLLVYEYCPNGSLQDALHLDRKLHKKLTWNVRMNIALGASKALQFLHEVCQPPVVHQNFKSSKVLLDEKLSVRVADSGLAYMLPPRPTSQMAGYAAPEVEYGSYTCQSDVYSLGVVMLELLTGRRPFDRTRPRGHQTLAQWAIPRLHDIDALTRMVDPSLHGSYPKKSLSRFADIISRSLQMEPGFRPPVSEIVQDLQHMI from the exons ATGAGCTTTACAAGTCGACAAGTGTTCTTTGTTCTCTCTGTTTTAGCCTTGACAACAATGCCCTTCTCTGCTGGAGTCACCAATCCTCGAGATG TGTCGGCGATAAATAACTTGTACATTACATTGGGAGCACCATCTCTATCTCGGTGGATTGCTTTTGGAGGAGACCCTTGTGGAGAAAAGTGGCAAGGTGTGGTCTGTGATTCCTCTAACATCACAGAAAT AAGGATACGGGGCATGAAGGTGGGTGGAAGCTTAAGTGACACCCTTGCTGATTTTTCATCTATCCAAGTCAT GGACTTCAGTGACAATCACATCTCAGGAACAATTCCACAGGCTTTGCCTTCTACCATCCGAAACCT ATCCCTCTCTAGCAACCGCTTCACTGGGAATATACCCTTTACACTCTCCTTTTTAACCGAGTTGTCAGAACT GTCGTTGGGGAACAATGTTATATCAGGAGATATTCCAGATTACTTTCAGGAGTTAACAAAACTGACAAAACT GGACTTATCGGCTAACGTACTGGAGGGACGCTTACCTCCCTCCATGGGAGACTTAGCTGCTCTTAAGATACT GTATTTGCAGGACAACAAGCTCATTGGAACACTTGATGTTATACAAGATCTCTCCTTAACCGATTT GAATGTAGCAAACAACTTGTTCTCTGGACCTATTCCCCCAAATCTATTAAAAGTTCCAAACTTCAA AAAAGATGGAACTCCATTCAATACATCAATTATAACACCGCCTCCACCTGCTGTTGATCCTCCTCCAGCTACTACTCACCATgctcctcctcttcctcgtcTCCCTCCTGTCTCTAGTGTTCCTCCTGCCCCCTTTTCTCCACTcttaccaccaccaccacctttgGTTTGGTCCCCTCCTTCTGATAATAATCAAGGAGGTGATCCCTGGAACTCTGTGTCAGGAGGGCAACCAACCTTGCAGATATCACCTCCTTCAGGCTCAGGTTCAGGAAAGTTCTGGTCCACGCAGAGAATCATTCTAGTCGTCTCCTCAGTGGCTATAATCCTTCTCGTATCCGGCTTGTGTGTTACACTTTGGAGATGCTGCAGAGGCAAGAAGTATAACAGATACGGCGCTGGTCCTCGTAAAGACTTTCAACGACCCTACTTCATCAATAAACCTCCATCTCAACCAACCCCCACTCTGGGAAAAG TTTCTAGGGAGCCTATGGTTAAGCCTTACGATGTATATGGAGCTGAAGACAGGAAGTATGGTTATCCTATGCCGCCACCACGGCCTGAAGAGAGCAGGAGAGCGATTCCTCCTGCTTCGTATTATAATAACAAGGATGTGCAAAAGCCGTTACAGCAACCACCGAGGCGTTTCCAgtccaacaacaacaacgatgctgctgctgctgctcatTTTCCCCCGGGGTTGAATTCTTCATCTTCGGCTACTGTTTTCACCGTGGCTTCACTTCAGCAGTACACAAATGGTTTCTCTGAAGAGCATATCATCGGTGAAGGGTCGCTTGGTAATGTTTACAGAGCCGTGTTTCCTCATGGGAAG TATCTTGCGGTGAAGAAGCTGAGCAATACAATCAGCAGAACGCAGAGTGATGGTGAATTTCTCAACCTAGTGTCCAACGTTTTGAAACTTAAACGTGGGAATATACTGGAGTTTCTTGGTTACTGTAATGAGTATGGTCAAAGGCTGCTTGTGTACGAGTACTGTCCTAATGGATCGCTTCAAGATGCGCTTCATTTGGATCGCAAATTGCACAAGAAGCTCACTTGGAACGTGCGTATGAATATTGCGTTAGGAGCTTCCAAGGCATTGCA GTTCCTTCACGAGGTATGCCAACCGCCGGTTGTACACCAGAACTTCAAGTCTTCCAAGGTTCTCCTTGATGAAAAGCTTTCAGTACGTGTTGCAGACAGCGGTTTGGCTTATATGTTACCACCACGTCCAACGAGTCAG ATGGCGGGTTATGCGGCTCCTGAGGTGGAGTATGGAAGCTACACTTGTCAGAGCGATGTATATAGCCTTGGAGTTGTCATGTTAGAACTGCTCACTGGACGCAGACCATTTGACAG GACAAGGCCGAGGGGACATCAGACGCTAGCTCAGTGGGCTATACCTAGGCTTCATGACATTGACGCGTTGACAAGAATGGTTGATCCGTCGTTACATGGATCATATCCAAAGAAATCGTTGTCACGTTTTGCAGATATCATATCACGTTCTCTCCAG ATGGAACCAGGATTCAGACCGCCCGTATCAGAAATTGTCCAAGATCTTCAACATATGATCTAA
- the LOC108851843 gene encoding uncharacterized protein LOC108851843: MGCCISATATATTDKKNEPDSGKNTAMPLAAVVEEETVVKEVLSETTLVTSLNDNSAMETTTNKVPEKEEEKKPGAVIADPDPVLTENGSVEPGKGSEVSEVCSLSESLLSIVSGGYDEEEGKQRKLVGVRQRSPAKYRDRVMANNYPTRRTDMSPRKRNTEGGEGAGGSVRLVPSGTGQRDQSGRSERRRSRSPATNRPVVVGPSRNHYATSTDNGVAMVKRGQSPGRVRPNPNKNGSEQDCHRQWPSQNDYSTSNDSFENPLVSLECFIFL, encoded by the coding sequence ATGGGTTGTTGCATCTCCGCCACAGCCACTGCCACCACCGACAAGAAAAATGAGCCTGACTCCGGAAAGAACACAGCAATGCCTCTAGCAGCCGTTGTCGAGGAAGAGACAGTAGTCAAAGAAGTCTTGTCCGAAACCACATTGGTAACTTCACTAAACGACAATTCGGCAATGGAAACGACGACAAACAAGGTTccagagaaggaggaggagaagaaaccCGGAGCTGTCATCGCTGATCCAGACCCGGTTTTAACCGAGAACGGTTCGGTTGAACCGGGGAAAGGATCGGAGGTCTCGGAAGTCTGCAGTTTGAGCGAGAGTTTGCTTTCTATCGTGAGTGGTGGGTACGACGAGGAAGAAGGGAAACAGAGGAAGCTGGTGGGAGTGAGACAGAGGTCTCCGGCGAAATATCGGGACCGGGTCATGGCTAATAACTACCCGACCCGGAGAACCGACATGTCTCCACGTAAGAGAAACAccgaaggaggagaaggagcTGGTGGCTCGGTGAGGCTGGTGCCATCGGGAACGGGTCAGAGAGACCAGAGTGGAAGGTCAGAGAGGAGGAGGTCCAGGTCGCCGGCCACCAACAGGCCCGTCGTGGTGGGTCCGAGTCGGAATCATTATGCAACAAGTACGGACAATGGTGTAGCAATGGTGAAAAGAGGTCAGTCTCCGGGCCGGGTGAGACCTAATCCGAATAAAAACGGGTCGGAGCAAGATTGTCATCGTCAGTGGCCGAGTCAGAATGATTATTCTACCTCTAATGATTCGTTTGAAAATCCTCTTGTGTCGTTAGagtgttttatttttctatga